Genomic segment of Desulfallas thermosapovorans DSM 6562:
AATTCGATAAAATATTATTGCCATATGATACAGATTTATATCATCATATAAAGAATAACTATCAATACAGCTTATAACAACTATCAAGACAACTTATATAGTGATATAGATTTGTATCATGTCGATAAGTAATTATATCACGATTATTTATACCGATAAACCGCCCTTATTTGACATTAGTGGATATTTGTAAAAAATTAAAAAAGCCGGCTATATAGTATAGTCCCGGCTTTTATTTAATCAAGCCAGCCATTTAGCCAACTTGTCAGGATTAATGCGGATCATCCTGCCTTCGAATGCTATGCTTTTTTCTTGTTTAAAAGTATTAAGAGCCGATGTAACGGTTTGCCGTGAAATGCCCACCATACTGGCAATTTCTTCATGGGTTAAATGTATATTTATTTTAATTCCATTTTTGGTATGCACGCCCATACGTTCGCCCATTTTCATTAATAATGTTGCCAATCTCCCCAGCGCCTGACTGCATACCATTTCATGGATAATAGCCTCAGCTTCACGCATTCTAGCTGCTAACAAATTTATAATTTTAAAGGTCAAAAATGAATTTTGAGTCATTATTTCCATGAATTTTGTTTTAGATAATAACACCACCGAACCTTTGCTAATGGTTCCCGCAAAACAAGTTCGTTTTATATCAAGAAATGTTTCCGCCATCCCCACCAGTTCCCCCGGGCCACGAATGCTACCAACGGTTACCCTTTTGCCATCCGCAGAAATTCTATATATTTTTACCCAACCGCTCTCAATTAAGTATAC
This window contains:
- a CDS encoding Crp/Fnr family transcriptional regulator, with translation MNDNLYDYSTGGLDDIRADLVLNDMEKQLIRQAGMVIQCPKNYVLFSAGDVSDQVYLIESGWVKIYRISADGKRVTVGSIRGPGELVGMAETFLDIKRTCFAGTISKGSVVLLSKTKFMEIMTQNSFLTFKIINLLAARMREAEAIIHEMVCSQALGRLATLLMKMGERMGVHTKNGIKINIHLTHEEIASMVGISRQTVTSALNTFKQEKSIAFEGRMIRINPDKLAKWLA